In Streptomyces sp. DG2A-72, one genomic interval encodes:
- a CDS encoding redox-sensing transcriptional repressor Rex, whose translation MATGRTHRPATRSRGIPEATVARLPLYLRALTALSERSVPTVSSEELAAAAGVNSAKLRKDFSYLGSYGTRGVGYDVEYLVYQISRELGLTQDWPVVIVGIGNLGAALANYGGFASRGFRVAALIDADPEMAGKQIAGITVQHSDDIERIISDNGVSIGVITTPPGVAQQVCDRLVAAGITSILNFAPTVLSVPDGVDVRKVDLSIELQILAFHEQRKAGEEAASADGAGPVAAVRGESADKGPDGDVPAVMPA comes from the coding sequence GTGGCAACTGGCCGAACTCACCGACCGGCGACCCGTAGCCGAGGGATTCCCGAGGCCACCGTCGCCCGGCTTCCGCTGTACCTCCGTGCGCTGACCGCACTGTCGGAGCGCTCGGTCCCCACGGTCTCCTCCGAGGAGCTGGCGGCCGCGGCGGGGGTCAACTCCGCCAAGCTGCGCAAGGACTTCTCGTATCTGGGCTCGTACGGCACCCGTGGTGTCGGCTACGACGTCGAGTATCTCGTCTACCAGATCTCCCGCGAACTCGGCCTGACCCAGGACTGGCCGGTTGTGATCGTCGGTATCGGTAACCTCGGCGCCGCCCTCGCCAACTACGGCGGGTTCGCCTCCCGTGGCTTCCGGGTCGCCGCGCTCATCGACGCCGATCCGGAGATGGCCGGGAAGCAGATCGCCGGGATCACCGTCCAGCACAGTGACGACATAGAGCGGATCATCTCCGACAACGGCGTCTCGATCGGGGTCATCACCACCCCGCCGGGCGTCGCCCAGCAGGTCTGCGACCGGCTCGTCGCCGCCGGCATCACCTCCATCCTGAACTTCGCGCCGACCGTGCTGTCCGTCCCGGACGGCGTCGACGTACGCAAGGTCGACCTCTCCATCGAGCTGCAGATCCTCGCCTTCCACGAGCAGCGCAAGGCCGGCGAGGAGGCCGCGTCGGCCGACGGCGCCGGCCCGGTCGCCGCCGTGCGCGGCGAGTCCGCCGACAAGGGACCGGACGGGGACGTACCCGCCGTGATGCCGGCATGA
- a CDS encoding glutaredoxin family protein, whose product MSPIFRRPAARARLVTLIRKPGCHLCDDAQLVVEKVCADLGVPWEEKDISQDPQLHDQYWEQIPVVLVDGEQHTFWRVNEDRLRKALAKH is encoded by the coding sequence ATGAGTCCTATCTTCCGGCGGCCCGCCGCCCGTGCCCGGCTCGTCACTCTCATCCGCAAGCCCGGCTGCCATCTGTGTGATGACGCACAGCTGGTGGTCGAGAAGGTCTGTGCGGACCTGGGTGTTCCATGGGAGGAGAAGGACATCTCCCAGGATCCCCAACTCCATGACCAGTACTGGGAGCAGATTCCGGTTGTCCTGGTCGACGGGGAGCAGCACACGTTCTGGCGCGTGAACGAGGACCGGCTCCGCAAGGCTCTGGCCAAGCACTGA
- a CDS encoding glutamyl-tRNA reductase, giving the protein MSLLVVGLSHRSAPVSVLERAALSADAQIKLLQDTVAAEPATEAAVLATCNRIELYADVDKFHAGVAELSTLLAQHSGVGLEELTPYLYVHYEDRAVHHFFSVACGLDSMVVGEGQILGQIKDSLAAAQELHTAGRLLNDLFQQALRVGKRAHSETGIDRAGQSLVSFGLEQLAVGKPVDGWARGKKALVIGAGSMSSLAAATLARAGVAEIVIANRTCDRAERLAQILTEGDDTDVLARAVPMESVPAELTRADVAVSCTGATGLVLAAETIAAALDGRGVVAQPGVDGVPPAPTRAAQAARLPAGSAGDENCPLDLAAAQPGFSVMGEAAVAGMDAATLEQHAAWVSGSAVDRHEAGRRTPEADAELITALAATAATAGRIPERRRPEPVAVVPRPEPVLFLLDLAMPRDIDAAVHRLAGVRLVDIESLAEASADAPMAADVDQVRRIVSDEVTAFGAALRAAHITPTVVALRTMAADVVATEIARLEGRLPGLDDKHRAEITQTVRRVVDKLLHAPTVRVKQLAAEPGGAGYADALRTLFDLDQETVASVSRAEDSTSKEDRGSA; this is encoded by the coding sequence ATGAGTCTCCTCGTCGTCGGGCTGAGTCACCGCAGCGCTCCGGTCAGCGTCCTGGAGCGGGCCGCGCTGTCCGCGGACGCCCAGATCAAGCTGCTGCAGGACACGGTCGCCGCCGAGCCGGCCACCGAGGCCGCCGTCCTGGCCACCTGCAACCGCATCGAGCTGTACGCGGACGTGGACAAGTTCCACGCGGGCGTCGCCGAGCTGTCCACGCTGCTCGCCCAGCACAGCGGGGTCGGCCTCGAGGAACTCACTCCTTACCTGTACGTGCACTACGAGGACCGGGCCGTCCACCACTTCTTCTCGGTGGCCTGCGGGCTGGACTCGATGGTCGTGGGCGAGGGCCAGATCCTCGGCCAGATCAAGGACTCCCTCGCGGCGGCCCAGGAGCTGCACACCGCGGGCCGCCTGCTCAACGACCTGTTCCAGCAGGCGCTCAGGGTCGGCAAGCGCGCCCACTCCGAGACCGGCATCGACCGCGCGGGCCAGTCGCTGGTCAGCTTCGGCCTGGAGCAGCTGGCCGTCGGCAAGCCGGTCGACGGCTGGGCCCGCGGCAAGAAGGCCCTGGTGATCGGCGCGGGCTCGATGTCCTCGCTGGCCGCGGCGACGCTCGCGCGTGCCGGAGTCGCCGAGATCGTGATCGCCAACCGTACGTGCGACCGCGCCGAGCGTCTCGCGCAGATCCTCACCGAGGGCGACGACACGGACGTGCTGGCCCGCGCGGTACCGATGGAATCGGTGCCGGCCGAGCTGACACGTGCCGACGTCGCGGTGTCCTGCACGGGGGCTACGGGGCTGGTGCTGGCGGCGGAGACGATCGCGGCGGCGCTGGACGGTCGAGGGGTGGTCGCGCAGCCCGGCGTTGACGGGGTGCCGCCTGCGCCCACCCGTGCCGCCCAAGCGGCACGACTGCCCGCAGGCTCCGCGGGTGACGAGAACTGTCCGCTCGACCTGGCAGCCGCGCAGCCGGGCTTCTCCGTGATGGGGGAGGCCGCCGTGGCCGGGATGGACGCGGCCACGCTGGAGCAGCACGCCGCGTGGGTCTCCGGGAGCGCCGTGGACCGGCACGAGGCGGGTCGCCGTACACCCGAGGCCGACGCCGAGCTGATCACCGCGCTCGCCGCGACCGCGGCCACCGCCGGGCGGATCCCCGAGCGGCGCAGGCCTGAACCGGTGGCGGTCGTGCCGCGGCCCGAGCCGGTGCTGTTCCTGCTGGACCTGGCGATGCCGCGCGACATAGACGCGGCCGTGCACCGGCTCGCCGGGGTACGGCTGGTGGACATCGAGTCGCTGGCGGAGGCCTCCGCGGACGCTCCGATGGCGGCCGACGTCGACCAGGTCCGACGTATCGTCTCCGACGAGGTGACGGCGTTCGGGGCGGCGCTGCGAGCGGCGCACATCACGCCGACCGTGGTCGCGCTGCGGACGATGGCCGCCGATGTCGTGGCCACCGAGATCGCGCGTCTGGAGGGCCGGCTGCCCGGCCTCGACGACAAGCACCGGGCGGAGATCACACAGACCGTGCGGCGCGTCGTCGACAAGTTGCTGCACGCGCCGACCGTACGGGTCAAGCAGCTCGCGGCCGAACCCGGCGGCGCCGGGTACGCGGACGCGCTGCGGACCCTGTTCGACCTCGACCAGGAGACGGTGGCCTCCGTCTCCCGGGCCGAGGACAGCACCAGCAAGGAAGACCGAGGCTCGGCATGA
- a CDS encoding acetoin utilization protein AcuC: protein MSGRAQLMWDEAVTGYDFGPEHPMDPVRLALTRGLVGAFGLDRDVEVVAAKPAGESTLRLVHREDYIAAVKAALEDPGAADGSYGIGTIDDPAFAGMHEVSALIAGQSVGAAEAVWHGDVLHAVNFAGGLHHAMPGGASGFCIYNDASLAIARLLELGAGRVAYVDVDVHHGDGVQAAFWEDPRVLTISLHEHPRTLFPQTGWAEETGAEGAAAGSAVNVALPAGTGDAGWLRAFHAVVPELIADFRPDVLVTQHGADTHFEDPLAHLAVSLDAQRAVQVACHELAHEYAGGKWVALGGGGYAVVDVVPRSWTHLVGIAAGRAVEPEAVIPEGWRREVFARTRQLGPVRMTDGRWPVVFAAWEAGYDPADRLDQAVLATRRAVFPLRGLLA, encoded by the coding sequence ATGAGCGGCCGCGCACAGCTGATGTGGGACGAGGCAGTAACGGGCTATGACTTCGGTCCGGAGCATCCGATGGATCCGGTTCGGCTTGCGCTGACCCGGGGGCTGGTGGGTGCGTTCGGGCTCGACCGGGATGTGGAGGTCGTGGCGGCGAAGCCTGCCGGGGAGTCGACGTTGCGGCTGGTCCATCGGGAGGATTACATCGCCGCGGTGAAGGCGGCGTTGGAGGATCCCGGGGCGGCGGACGGGTCGTACGGGATCGGGACGATCGATGATCCGGCGTTCGCCGGGATGCATGAGGTGTCCGCGTTGATCGCCGGGCAGTCGGTGGGGGCGGCGGAGGCTGTGTGGCATGGGGATGTGCTGCATGCGGTGAACTTCGCGGGTGGGTTGCATCATGCGATGCCGGGGGGTGCGTCGGGGTTCTGCATTTACAACGATGCGTCGCTGGCTATTGCCCGGTTGCTGGAGTTGGGGGCCGGGCGGGTCGCGTATGTGGATGTCGATGTGCATCACGGGGATGGGGTGCAGGCGGCGTTCTGGGAGGATCCGCGGGTTTTGACGATTTCGCTGCATGAGCATCCTCGGACCTTGTTTCCGCAGACCGGGTGGGCTGAGGAGACGGGGGCGGAGGGGGCCGCGGCGGGGTCGGCGGTGAATGTGGCGTTGCCGGCGGGGACCGGGGATGCGGGGTGGTTGCGGGCGTTTCATGCGGTGGTGCCGGAGTTGATTGCGGACTTTCGGCCGGATGTGCTGGTGACTCAGCATGGGGCCGATACGCACTTCGAGGATCCGCTGGCTCATCTGGCGGTTTCGCTGGATGCGCAGCGGGCGGTGCAGGTTGCGTGTCATGAGTTGGCGCATGAGTACGCCGGGGGGAAGTGGGTCGCGTTGGGTGGGGGTGGGTACGCGGTGGTGGATGTGGTGCCGCGGTCGTGGACGCATCTGGTGGGGATTGCGGCTGGGCGGGCTGTGGAGCCTGAGGCGGTGATTCCTGAGGGGTGGCGGCGGGAGGTGTTTGCTCGTACGCGGCAGTTGGGGCCGGTGCGGATGACTGATGGGCGGTGGCCTGTGGTCTTTGCTGCGTGGGAGGCGGGGTACGACCCTGCGGATCGGTTGGATCAGGCGGTGTTGGCTACGCGGAGGGCTGTGTTTCCGTTGCGGGGGTTGTTGGCGTAG
- a CDS encoding lysophospholipid acyltransferase family protein, with amino-acid sequence MADAKVIPFDDDRSRGSAVQRPPRRRTSSGSRRKSGEPALVREVQPLPGRALAQDDVPVTREEQPPQRPKDDGGLERRIAGGLAFLRRRLTGDYEVDDFGYDEELTDHVLMSLLRPVYEKYFRVEVKGIENIPTDGGALIVANHSGTIPLDGLMMQVAVHDHHPAGRHLRLLAANLVFVLPVINELARKLGHTLACAEDAERLLAQGELVGVMPEGFKGIGKPFSERYKLQRFGRGGFVSTALRQGTPIIPCSIVGAEEIYPMIGNAKTLARVLGFPYFPLTPTFPWLGPLGAVPLPTKWTIQFGEPILTDGYPPEAAEDPMLMFNLTDQVREQIQHTLYKLLVQRRSVFF; translated from the coding sequence ATGGCGGACGCCAAGGTCATTCCGTTCGACGACGACCGGTCCCGCGGGAGCGCCGTACAGCGGCCGCCGCGGCGCCGGACCAGTTCGGGGAGCCGGCGCAAGAGCGGTGAACCCGCACTGGTCCGTGAGGTCCAGCCCCTGCCCGGGCGGGCGCTCGCGCAGGATGATGTCCCTGTGACGCGTGAGGAACAGCCGCCGCAGCGGCCCAAGGACGACGGCGGCCTGGAGCGGCGCATCGCGGGCGGCCTGGCCTTCCTGCGCCGCCGTCTGACGGGGGACTACGAGGTCGACGACTTCGGCTACGACGAGGAACTCACCGACCATGTCCTGATGTCCCTGCTGCGCCCGGTGTACGAGAAGTACTTCCGGGTCGAGGTGAAGGGCATCGAGAACATCCCCACGGACGGTGGCGCCCTTATCGTCGCCAACCACTCCGGCACGATCCCGCTGGACGGCCTGATGATGCAGGTCGCCGTGCACGACCACCACCCGGCCGGCCGCCACCTCCGCCTCCTCGCGGCCAACCTGGTCTTCGTGCTGCCGGTGATCAACGAACTGGCCCGCAAGCTCGGCCACACCCTGGCCTGCGCCGAGGACGCCGAACGCCTGCTGGCCCAGGGCGAACTGGTCGGGGTGATGCCGGAGGGCTTCAAGGGCATCGGCAAGCCCTTCAGCGAGCGCTACAAGCTCCAGCGCTTCGGCCGCGGCGGCTTCGTCTCCACGGCACTGCGCCAGGGCACCCCGATCATCCCGTGCTCGATCGTCGGGGCCGAGGAGATCTACCCGATGATCGGCAACGCCAAGACCCTGGCCAGGGTCCTCGGCTTCCCGTACTTCCCGCTGACGCCGACCTTCCCGTGGCTCGGCCCGCTGGGCGCGGTTCCGCTGCCGACGAAGTGGACGATCCAGTTCGGCGAGCCGATCCTCACGGACGGCTATCCCCCGGAGGCGGCGGAGGACCCCATGCTGATGTTCAACCTGACCGACCAGGTCAGGGAACAGATCCAGCACACCCTCTACAAGCTGCTGGTGCAGCGCCGCTCGGTCTTCTTCTGA
- a CDS encoding helix-turn-helix domain-containing protein: MAAEQRPLSEVQFLTVAEVASVMRVSKMTVYRLVHSGHLPAIRVGRSFRVPENAVHEYLRESYVGVETA, translated from the coding sequence ATGGCTGCTGAGCAGAGGCCTCTGAGCGAGGTTCAGTTCCTTACCGTGGCGGAAGTCGCCTCGGTGATGCGAGTGTCGAAGATGACCGTGTACCGACTGGTGCACAGTGGTCATCTGCCTGCGATCCGGGTGGGGCGGTCCTTCCGCGTCCCCGAGAACGCGGTTCACGAGTACCTTCGCGAGAGCTACGTGGGGGTGGAAACCGCCTGA
- a CDS encoding phosphatase: MLSTGALRAHLLAARLAGVVATSREESLRSYRLFAARDPRVLIGIDPEWAWGERELVGLMAEKCGVSGDLGNVSGPDVIDPERTLVALDAFADRVGAVAERGVPVLFGTGHPHRLLGFYAALADALSAAGCAVLTPAQGRCVDITTRFGLRTYNLDYVRGVALMREPDASRSGCETGAHTHSPLPVRTVLAAAAEAGGPLPELVIGDHGWVCGAGQLGFEAIGLADTDDPALFVGEAEGSVSVVVPLDDAVRSDYYLPLTRYVLNRACLSQ; this comes from the coding sequence GTGTTGAGTACCGGTGCACTGCGTGCGCATCTGCTGGCTGCTCGGTTGGCTGGGGTTGTGGCCACGTCTCGGGAGGAGAGTCTGCGGAGTTATCGGCTGTTTGCGGCTCGGGATCCTCGGGTTTTGATCGGGATTGATCCTGAGTGGGCTTGGGGGGAGCGGGAATTGGTTGGGTTGATGGCGGAGAAGTGTGGGGTTTCGGGCGATCTGGGGAATGTGTCTGGACCTGATGTGATCGATCCGGAGCGGACGTTGGTCGCGCTTGATGCCTTCGCCGATCGGGTCGGGGCCGTCGCGGAGCGTGGCGTGCCTGTGCTGTTCGGTACCGGGCATCCGCACCGTCTGCTCGGGTTCTACGCCGCCTTGGCGGACGCTTTGTCGGCGGCGGGATGTGCTGTCCTCACACCGGCGCAGGGTCGCTGTGTCGACATAACGACCCGGTTCGGTCTACGCACGTACAACCTTGACTACGTACGAGGAGTCGCGCTGATGCGAGAACCGGATGCCTCCCGCTCCGGTTGTGAGACCGGCGCACACACGCACTCGCCGCTCCCGGTTCGTACCGTGCTGGCGGCGGCGGCCGAGGCCGGCGGGCCGTTGCCCGAGTTGGTGATCGGGGATCACGGGTGGGTCTGCGGAGCAGGTCAGCTGGGGTTTGAGGCCATTGGTCTTGCGGATACCGATGACCCTGCGCTCTTCGTGGGGGAGGCTGAGGGGTCCGTGTCCGTCGTCGTTCCACTTGATGACGCTGTGCGGTCTGATTACTACCTGCCGCTTACCCGCTACGTACTCAATCGGGCGTGTCTGTCACAGTAG
- a CDS encoding NAD-dependent epimerase/dehydratase family protein produces the protein MGKVVLVTGVARQLGGRFVRRIQRDPQVDRVVAVDAVPPAHHLGGADFIQADIRQPTIARVLAETAADTVVHMDVTATALGSGSRATVKETNVIGTMQLLGACQKSPSVKRLVVKSSTNVYGSAPRDPAVFTETTPPKSLPSGGFAKDTVEVEGYVRGFARRRPDVAVCVLRFANILGPTADTPLASYFSLPILPTVFGYDPRLQFVHEDDVIDVLRIASHEPERGTLNSGTFNIAGDGVLLLSQCSRRLGRPTLPLLLPAVTWAGSAVRTLGMTDFSPEQIRLLTHGRVVATDQMRETLGFKPKYTTAETFAEFARSRGPGLLPPEALAGAVDRIAALPFPGSGHPPTQSAN, from the coding sequence TTGGGCAAGGTCGTGCTCGTGACCGGAGTGGCCCGTCAGCTGGGGGGCCGGTTCGTACGACGGATCCAGCGTGACCCACAGGTGGACCGGGTGGTCGCCGTGGACGCGGTCCCGCCCGCTCATCATCTGGGCGGCGCCGACTTCATCCAGGCCGACATCCGGCAGCCGACCATCGCGCGCGTGCTCGCCGAGACGGCCGCCGACACGGTCGTCCACATGGATGTGACGGCCACCGCGCTCGGCAGCGGCAGCCGGGCGACGGTCAAGGAGACCAACGTCATCGGGACGATGCAGCTGCTGGGCGCTTGTCAGAAGTCGCCCAGCGTCAAGCGGCTCGTCGTGAAGTCCAGTACGAATGTGTACGGGTCCGCGCCGCGTGATCCCGCCGTCTTCACCGAGACGACCCCGCCGAAGTCCCTGCCCAGCGGCGGCTTCGCGAAGGACACGGTCGAGGTCGAGGGGTATGTACGGGGCTTCGCGCGCCGTCGGCCGGACGTCGCCGTGTGTGTGCTGCGGTTCGCCAACATCCTCGGCCCCACCGCCGACACCCCGCTCGCCTCGTACTTCTCGCTGCCGATCCTGCCGACCGTGTTCGGCTACGACCCCCGGCTGCAGTTCGTGCACGAGGACGACGTGATCGACGTCCTGCGGATCGCCTCGCACGAGCCGGAGCGCGGCACCCTCAACAGCGGCACCTTCAACATCGCCGGTGATGGCGTCCTGCTGCTCTCCCAGTGCTCCAGGCGACTCGGACGGCCCACCCTGCCGCTGCTGCTGCCCGCCGTCACCTGGGCGGGCTCGGCGGTGCGTACGCTGGGTATGACGGACTTCTCGCCCGAGCAGATCCGGCTGCTGACCCACGGCCGGGTCGTGGCGACGGACCAGATGCGTGAGACGCTCGGATTCAAGCCGAAGTACACGACCGCCGAGACCTTCGCGGAGTTCGCGCGCAGTCGCGGTCCTGGACTTCTGCCCCCGGAGGCCCTCGCGGGGGCCGTCGACCGGATCGCCGCGCTGCCCTTCCCGGGCAGCGGCCACCCCCCGACGCAGAGCGCCAACTGA
- a CDS encoding ECF subfamily RNA polymerase sigma factor, BldN family encodes MYPHVGVDASGLATLRATVLDLLRGFVPTAYAVPAFAVATAPVGPCYALADGTAAVSRRGRSAGATTARRPAADSDSARMMDLVERAQAGEADAFGRLYDQYSDTVYRYIYYRVGGKATAEDLTSETFLRALRRIGTFTWQGRDFGAWLVTIARNLVADHFKSSRFRLEVTTGEMLDANEVERSPEDSVLESLSNAALLDAVRRLNPQQQECVTLRFLQGLSVAETARVMGKNEGAIKTLQYRAVRTLARLLPDDAR; translated from the coding sequence GTGTACCCACACGTCGGGGTTGACGCCTCGGGCCTGGCTACGCTGCGCGCAACGGTCCTGGACCTGTTGCGCGGCTTCGTCCCCACCGCGTACGCCGTCCCCGCCTTCGCCGTAGCCACAGCGCCGGTCGGCCCGTGCTACGCGCTCGCTGACGGCACAGCCGCCGTCAGCAGACGAGGGCGTTCGGCCGGTGCCACCACCGCTCGCCGCCCGGCCGCGGACAGCGACAGCGCCCGCATGATGGACCTCGTCGAGCGCGCACAGGCCGGCGAGGCCGATGCCTTCGGGCGCCTCTACGACCAGTACAGCGACACTGTCTATCGGTACATCTACTACCGGGTGGGAGGTAAGGCGACCGCCGAGGACCTTACGAGCGAGACCTTTCTGCGGGCACTCAGAAGAATCGGCACCTTCACCTGGCAGGGACGGGACTTCGGGGCATGGCTCGTGACCATCGCCCGCAACCTCGTCGCCGATCACTTCAAGTCCAGCCGGTTCCGGCTGGAGGTGACCACCGGGGAGATGCTCGACGCCAATGAGGTCGAGCGCTCGCCCGAGGATTCGGTGCTCGAATCCCTCTCCAATGCCGCACTGCTCGATGCCGTGCGCCGACTCAATCCCCAGCAGCAGGAGTGCGTCACGCTCCGCTTCCTGCAGGGCCTCTCCGTCGCCGAGACCGCCCGCGTCATGGGCAAGAACGAGGGCGCGATCAAGACCCTCCAGTACCGTGCCGTCCGCACGCTCGCCCGGCTTCTCCCGGACGACGCCCGCTGA
- a CDS encoding HAD family phosphatase encodes MAALGWLTPRRRSATARSVLAGEASAEAARKSTQEQEPPPSAEKDKGEPEFPVLGDDKAAAFFDLDNTVMQGAALFHFGRGLYKRKFFETRDLAKFAWQQAWFRLAGVEDPEHMQDARDSALSIVKGHRVAELMTIGEEIYDEYLADRIWPGTRALAQAHLDAGQKVWLVTAAPVEIATVIARRLGFTGALGTVSESVDGVYTGKLVGEPLHGPAKAEAVRALATAEGLDLTRCAAYSDSHNDIPMLSLVGHPYAINPDTKLRKHARELDWRLRDYRTGRKAAKVGIPAAAGVGAVAGGTAAAIALSRRRR; translated from the coding sequence ATGGCCGCTCTTGGATGGCTCACTCCCCGTAGGCGCTCCGCCACCGCCCGGAGCGTGTTGGCAGGCGAGGCGTCGGCGGAAGCCGCACGCAAGTCCACGCAGGAGCAGGAACCGCCGCCGTCCGCCGAGAAGGACAAGGGCGAACCGGAATTCCCCGTGCTCGGCGACGACAAGGCCGCCGCGTTCTTCGATCTCGACAACACCGTGATGCAGGGCGCCGCGCTCTTCCACTTCGGGCGGGGGCTGTACAAGCGGAAGTTCTTCGAGACCCGCGATCTCGCGAAGTTCGCCTGGCAACAGGCCTGGTTCCGGCTGGCCGGGGTCGAGGATCCCGAGCACATGCAGGACGCGCGCGACTCCGCCCTGTCCATCGTCAAGGGCCACCGGGTGGCCGAGCTGATGACGATCGGCGAGGAGATCTACGACGAGTACCTGGCCGACCGCATCTGGCCCGGCACACGCGCGCTGGCCCAAGCGCACCTGGACGCGGGCCAGAAGGTATGGCTGGTGACTGCCGCACCGGTGGAGATCGCCACGGTGATCGCCCGCCGCCTGGGCTTCACGGGCGCACTGGGCACGGTCTCCGAGTCGGTCGACGGGGTCTACACGGGCAAGCTGGTCGGCGAACCCCTGCACGGCCCGGCAAAGGCGGAGGCGGTACGCGCCCTGGCCACAGCGGAAGGCCTCGACCTCACCCGCTGCGCCGCCTACAGCGACTCCCACAACGACATCCCGATGCTCTCCCTCGTCGGCCACCCCTACGCCATCAACCCCGACACCAAGCTCCGCAAACACGCCCGCGAACTCGACTGGCGCCTCCGCGACTACCGCACCGGCCGCAAGGCCGCAAAGGTCGGCATCCCAGCAGCAGCCGGCGTGGGCGCGGTGGCAGGCGGCACGGCGGCAGCCATCGCCCTGAGCCGCCGCAGGCGGTAG
- a CDS encoding DUF5667 domain-containing protein: MIANVSAHRRANAFAQALEESDRGPAAEQSEAPPAEAAAEQTEQGRMLALTTGLGELPKPEMDPEVKVVQRAQLVAAMEAMLQEGSLGGGATAPAMPGQRSHRGRGAHRASPLGKLRPRTRLAKGLTAGGLSVGVAAGAFGGVAAASSDALPGDSLYGLKRGIEDFKLNYLSDGDDERGRSYLDQASTRLSEARRLMERDRSGQLDHESVGAIRRALSGMTHDASEGHRLLSAAYERDPASLGPIQALSTFSSSHRDAWGALRERLPVQLGDVSEQVSSVFDAIDEEVAPLQSLLPQPPTHGGGGNGERQGTGSTSTGSSGADRSAPPSAGSGTSDRGGSSDTKPSKPSDSDAESDGLLGGSTGGLLDPPKNTGTATPSGSSTPSTEPDVTLPPLLPGLLPGLGIEGEDVE; the protein is encoded by the coding sequence GTGATCGCGAACGTATCGGCGCACCGGCGGGCGAACGCCTTCGCCCAGGCCCTGGAGGAGTCCGACCGGGGCCCGGCGGCCGAGCAGTCAGAGGCACCACCGGCAGAGGCTGCTGCGGAACAGACCGAGCAGGGGCGCATGCTGGCGCTCACGACCGGTCTCGGCGAGCTGCCCAAGCCTGAAATGGACCCCGAGGTCAAGGTCGTCCAGCGGGCCCAGCTGGTGGCCGCCATGGAGGCCATGCTCCAAGAGGGTTCCTTGGGTGGCGGGGCGACCGCGCCCGCGATGCCGGGGCAGCGGTCCCATCGAGGGCGCGGCGCCCATCGGGCGAGCCCGCTCGGCAAGTTGCGGCCGCGCACCCGGCTGGCCAAGGGGCTCACCGCCGGCGGGCTCAGCGTCGGGGTCGCCGCCGGGGCCTTCGGCGGAGTCGCCGCCGCGAGTTCCGACGCGCTGCCCGGCGACTCGCTGTACGGACTCAAGCGCGGCATAGAGGATTTCAAGCTCAACTACCTGTCCGACGGGGACGACGAGCGCGGCCGTTCCTACCTCGACCAGGCCTCGACCAGGCTCAGCGAGGCCCGGCGCCTGATGGAGCGCGACCGCAGCGGACAGCTCGACCACGAGTCGGTCGGCGCGATCCGCCGTGCCCTGTCCGGTATGACGCACGACGCCTCGGAGGGCCACCGACTGCTGAGCGCGGCTTACGAGCGCGACCCGGCGTCCCTGGGCCCCATCCAGGCCCTCTCCACCTTCTCGAGTTCGCACCGCGATGCCTGGGGCGCGCTGCGCGAGCGGCTTCCCGTGCAACTGGGGGACGTCAGCGAGCAGGTGTCCTCGGTCTTCGACGCCATAGACGAAGAGGTCGCCCCGCTGCAGTCCCTGCTTCCGCAGCCTCCCACCCACGGGGGCGGCGGCAACGGTGAACGGCAGGGCACCGGATCGACGTCCACCGGTTCCTCCGGCGCCGATCGGTCCGCGCCACCGAGCGCGGGCAGCGGCACATCGGACCGTGGCGGCTCCAGCGACACCAAGCCCAGCAAGCCGTCCGACTCCGATGCCGAGAGCGACGGTCTGCTCGGCGGCAGCACCGGCGGTCTTCTCGACCCGCCGAAGAACACCGGCACCGCCACCCCGTCCGGCAGCAGCACGCCGAGCACCGAGCCGGACGTCACGCTTCCACCACTGCTACCGGGCCTGCTGCCCGGTCTGGGCATCGAAGGCGAGGACGTCGAGTAG
- a CDS encoding AURKAIP1/COX24 domain-containing protein, which yields MGSVIKKRRKRMAKKKHRKLLKRTRVQRRNKK from the coding sequence GTGGGCTCTGTTATCAAGAAGCGGCGCAAGCGGATGGCTAAGAAGAAGCACCGCAAGCTGCTCAAGCGCACGCGCGTTCAGCGCCGTAACAAGAAGTAG